A genome region from Arachis duranensis cultivar V14167 chromosome 8, aradu.V14167.gnm2.J7QH, whole genome shotgun sequence includes the following:
- the LOC107463345 gene encoding EG45-like domain containing protein gives MPMHKHKVSVHLLSFQALVFFLSIFIHFSHCDVGTASHYGPPFLPTACYGKDASEFPSSNMFASAGEGIWDNGAACGRQYQVRCISAAAPRTCIPGQLIQIKIVDRAQSTVSRPSRDGTSMVLSTTAFQAIANASASLINIEFQQV, from the exons ATGCCTATGCACAAGCACAAGGTTTCTGTTCATCTTCTATCCTTCCAGGCCCTCGtttttttcttatcaatttTCATTCACTTCTCTCATTGTGATGTTGGCACTGCTTCTCACTACGGTCCTCCCTTTTTAC CCACAGCATGTTACGGTAAAGACGCATCGGAGTTTCCATCGAGCAACATGTTTGCATCAGCAGGAGAAGGCATATGGGACAATGGTGCTGCATGTGGTAGGCAGTATCAGGTGAGGTGCATCAGTGCAGCCGCACCTAGAACCTGCATTCCTGGCCAGTTGATCCAGATCAAGATCGTCGATCGCGCGCAATCAACGGTCTCTAGGCCTTCCAGGGATGGAACTTCCATGGTCCTCTCCACCACTGCATTCCAGGCCATTGCAAATGCCTCTGCTTCTTTGATCAACATTGAATTTCAACA GGTTTAA
- the LOC107463215 gene encoding probable 1-deoxy-D-xylulose-5-phosphate synthase, chloroplastic, whose product MSSTQIPLSASIAAVELTIAMHHVFHAPVDKILWDVGEQTYAHKILTGRRSLMYTMRQKNGISGFTSRFESEYDAFGAGHGCNSISAGLGMAVARDMKGRRERIVTVISNLTTMAGQVYEAMSNAGYLDSNLVVVLNDSRHSLLPKVDEGPKTSINALSSTLSKLQSSKSFRRFREAAKGVTKRIGRGMHEWAAKVDEYARGLIGPLGSTLFDELGLYYIGPVDGNNIEDLVCVLQEVASLDSMGPVLVHVITDDNQGVENNKRSDITDGQEDGSIKSNFLHYDVRQRTYGDCFVETLVSEAEKDKDIVVVNTGTMMEPSLELFREKFPDRFFDVGMAEQHAVTFASGLSCGGLKPFCVIPSSFLQRAYDQVVHDVDQQKIPVRFVITSAGLVGSDGPLQCGAFDITFMSCLPNMIVMAPSDEIELVHMVATAIHVNDRPICFRYPRGALVGRDQTICDGVPIEIGEGRVLVEGKDVALLGYGSMVQNCLKAHTLLAKLGIEVTVADARFCKPLDIKLLRQLCKHHSFLITVEEGSIGGFGSHVAQFIALDGLLDGSIKWRPIVLPDSYIEHASPNEQLQQAGLTGHHIAATTLSLLGRTREALQFMCS is encoded by the exons ATGTCGAGTACACAAATACCATTGAGTGCAAGCATAGCTGCAGTGGAGCTGACGATTGCAATGCACCATGTTTTTCATGCTCCAGTAGACAAGATATTATGGGATGTCGGCGAACAA ACGTATGCACATAAGATTCTTACAGGAAGACGATCTCTCATGTACACAATGAGACAAAAGAATGGTATCTCTGGTTTTACTTCTCGATTTGAGAGTGAATATGATGCATTTGGTGCAGGTCATGGATGCAACAGTATTTCTGCTGGACTAG gcaTGGCTGTTGCACGAGATATGAAGGGGAGGCGAGAACGCATAGTAACAGTAATCAGCAATTTGACAACAATGGCCGGTCAAGTGTACGAGGCAATGAGCAATGCAGGATATTTGGACTCAAATTTGGTGGTAGTTTTGAATGACAGCCGGCATTCCCTACTCCCTAAAGTTGATGAGGGCCCAAAGACATCCATCAATGCCCTCTCTAGTACCTTGAGCAAGCTCCAGTCCAGTAAATCTTTCCGAAGATTTAGAGAAGCTGCTAAG GGTGTCACAAAACGAATTGGTAGAGGTATGCATGAATGGGCAGCAAAAGTTGACGAATATGCCCGTGGGTTGATTGGCCCATTAGGTTCTACTCTCTTTGACGAGCTTGGTCTGTACTACATAGGCCCAGTGGATGGTAATAATATTGAAGATCTAGTTTGTGTTCTGCAAGAAGTTGCTTCGCTCGATTCAATGGGTCCTGTCTTGGTTCATGTTATAACTGATGATAATCAGGGagtagaaaacaataaaagaagtGATATAACCGACGGGCAGGAAGATG GTtctataaaatcaaattttttacatTATGATGTTCGGCAACGGACATATGGGGATTGCTTTGTGGAGACTTTGGTTTCAGAAGCCGAGAAAGACAAAGATATTGTAGTTGTTAATACAGGAACCATGATGGAGCCATCACTAGAGCTGTTTCGGGAAAAATTTCCTGATAGGTTTTTTGATGTGGGAATGGCCGAGCAACATGCAGTCACCTTTGCTTCTGGCTTGTCATGTGGTGGATTGAAGCCTTTCTGTGTTATACCTTCTTCCTTTCTACAAAGGGCATATGACCAG GTTGTCCATGATGTAGATCAACAGAAAATTCCGGTACGCTTTGTCATCACAAGTGCAGGATTGGTGGGCTCTGATGGTCCTCTCCAATGTGGGGCATTTGACATAACCTTTATGTCATGCTTACCGAACATGATTGTTATGGCACCGTCTGATGAAATCGAACTCGTGCACATGGTGGCTACTGCTATTCATGTCAATGATCGGCCGATTTGCTTTCGGTATCCCAGGGGTGCTCTTGTTGGGAGAGACCAAACTATATGTGATGGAGTCCCCATTGAG ATTGGAGAAGGAAGAGTTCTTGTTGAAGGTAAAGATGTTGCTTTACTGGGATATGGATCAATGGTTCAGAACTGCCTTAAGGCTCATACACTTCTTGCAAAGCTTGGCATTGAGGTCACTGTTGCTGATGCAAGGTTTTGCAAGCCCCTTGACATCAAGCTTCTGAGGCAGCTCTGTAAGCATCATTCATTCCTGATTACTGTCGAGGAAGGATCTATTGGAGGATTCGGTTCTCATGTTGCACAGTTCATTGCACTTGATGGACTGCTTGATGGAAGCATTAAG TGGCGACCAATAGTCTTACCGGATAGTTACATTGAGCATGCATCACCAAACGAGCAGCTTCAGCAGGCGGGGTTAACCGGACATCACATTGCCGCCACAACATTGAGTCTGCTTGGCCGTACCCGCGAAGCTCTCCAATTCATGTGTTCTTGA